Proteins encoded together in one Camelina sativa cultivar DH55 chromosome 9, Cs, whole genome shotgun sequence window:
- the LOC104714034 gene encoding molybdate transporter 1-like gives MESQSQSSQPETPKRFRFTGMFHKLRTNLVFRSKLAEINGAMGDLGTYIPIVLALTLAKDLDLGTTLIFTGIYNAITGAVYGVPMPVQPMKSIAAVAISSTAEDFGIPEIMAAGICTGGILFVLGISGLMQLVFNIIPLSVVRGIQLSQGLAFAMSAVKYVRKEQNFTKSKSVGDRPWLGLDGLVLSLVCVLFIVLVNGDGEEEEEEEVEEDGSRGRRRRRRIRSFIANVPSALLIFLLGVVLAFIRKPSIVHDIRFGPSKMKVVRITKKAWKNGFLKGTIPQLPLSVLNSVVAVCKLSYDLFPEKEFSAASVSMTVGLMNMVGCWFGAMPTCHGAGGLAGQYKFGGRSGGCVALLGVAKMVLGLVLGGSLVGILDKFPVGVLGALLLFAGIELAMAARDMNTKGDAFVMLICTAVSLGSNAAIGFVAGILLYVVLWMRSYGRVKRSTLPLRSDEHP, from the exons ATGGAGTCTCAGTCTCAGAGTAGTCAACCTGAAACCCCAAAACGTTTTCGGTTCACCGGTATGTTCCATAAGCTAAGGACTAATCTTGTTTTCAGGTCGAAGCTAGCCGAAATAAACGGTGCAATGGGTGATCTTGGTACTTACATACCAATCGTTCTTGCTTTAACTCTTGCCAAGGATTTGGATTTAGGCACGACGCTGATATTCACCGGCATATACAACGCGATAACCGGAGCGGTTTACGGCGTCCCCATGCCGGTTCAACCGATGAAATCGATAGCAGCCGTGGCGATTTCGTCTACCGCTGAAGATTTCGGTATACCGGAGATTATGGCTGCTGGAATTTGCACCGGAGGGATCTTGTTCGTGTTGGGGATCTCTGGTTTGATGCAGCTTGTGTTCAATATTATTCCTTTATCGGTTGTTAGAGGGATTCAACTGTCACAAGGCTTAGCGTTTGCGATGTCTGCGGTTAAGTATGTAAGGAAAGAGCAGAACTTTACAAAGTCTAAGAGTGTTGGTGATAGGCCATGGTTAGGGCTTGatggtttggttttgtctttGGTTTGTGTTCTGTTTATAGTTCTTGTGAATGGAGATggggaagaagaggaggaagaagaagttgaagaagatggttcgagaggaagaagaagaagaagacggataAGGAGTTTTATAGCTAATGTGCCATCTGCTCTGTTGATATTCTTGTTAGGTGTTGTTTTGGCATTTATAAGGAAGCCGAGTATTGTACATGATATCAGGTTTGGACCGTCGAAGATGAAGGTTGTGAGGATAACTAAAAAAGCATGGAAGAACGGGTTTTTGAAAGGGACGATTCCGCAGTTACCTTTGTCTGTTCTTAATTCTGTTGTGGCTGTGTGTAAGCTGTCGTATGATCTGTTTCCGGAGAAGGAGTTCTCGGCTGCATCGGTTTCGATGACTGTTGGGTTGATGAATATGGTGGGATGTTGGTTTGGGGCAATGCCTACTTGTCATGGAGCAGGTGGGTTAGCTGGGCAGTACAAGTTTGGTGGGAGGAGTGGTGGGTGTGTAGCACTGTTGGGAGTAGCCAAAATGGTGCTAGGGTTGGTGTTAGGAGGTTCATTGGTGGGTATATTGGATAAGTTTCCCGTGGGTGTGCTTGGGGCTTTGCTACTATTTGCAGGGATAGAGCTTGCAATGGCTGCTAGAGATATGAATACAAAGGGAGATGCATTTGTGATGCTTATTTGCACAGCAGTGTCTTTGGGCTCAAATGCTGCCATTGGCTTTGTAGCTGGGATTCTTTTGTATGTGGTTTTGTGGATGAGGA GCTACGGACGAGTCAAGCGGAGCACCCTTCCTCTGCGATCCGATGAACATCCTTGA
- the LOC104714032 gene encoding uncharacterized protein LOC104714032: MSLRLQSPFLSTPLLHGSFNRRDKRINVARRAFRSRRISSEKKQNDWLAQVAKFSQFCGKNVQLLRKSLDSRSRMEVKCLKEPFARSKGLVRSLAPVWEEGLFFLRCSVFFAVISGVCFLVWYGQNKARAFVETKLLPSVCSVLSETIQREVDFGKVRRVSPLSITLEASSIGPHCEEFSCGEVPTMKICVRPFASLRRGKIVVDAILSNPTVLVAQKKDFTWLGIPLSDATLPSHLSSEEGIDFRTRTRRISREEAGIRWDEERDNNARKAAEMGYIVPCKDISQAKDNAVRHDRNFTEIANPNSFLCMDGKMHSADQHCMDPGVDYDVKHAELEKSFGIKIPGSGLKFLSKVLKVPRKYKFKWNSKSHNNSKSNISAKKRILERSASVALCYFHSLSQQPSVISTNYDGLSLDMLLVKGDREISNQYDRGVPYGEQSLANDLDGKDYRGRRKRLLGVKKASTLDKFTVSCDPLLMTVERLCALVQTKGSPSGEDVNSTESETSSSQRGDISMNVVDQNADNVPHGNRSENQRRDVTFKKHEHQHVANHQRCTWPWSEKLKEMVFNSLIGSSKKLTGGAEPNATDNAPRLSDGLENLPAGYAEKTLPVMLDSVQFKAGTLILLAYGDTEPREMRNVHGHVKFQNHYGRVYVQLGGNCSMWRSDVTSEDGGLLSVDVFVDTVEQNWHANLNVTNFFVPIFERILEIPIEWSKGRATGEVHLCMSRGEIFPNLHGQLDVTGLGFHINDAPSSFSDVSASLSFRGQRIFLHNANGWFGKVPLEASGDFGIHPDEGEFHLMCQVPYVEVNALMKTFKMKPLVFPLAGSVTAVFNCQGPLDAPVFVGSCMVSRKIAYLSPDLPTSLAYEAMLKNKEAGAVAAFDRVPFSYLSANFTFNTDNCVADLYGIRATLVDGGEIRGAGNAWVCPEGEVDDTALDVNFSGNISFDKVLHRYMPEYLNLELLKLGDLTGETKLSGALLKPRFDIKWAAPKADGSLTDARGDIVISHDNIIVNSSSIAFDLYTKLDTSYQDQCLSHQDFAQGEAMPFVVEGLDLDLRMRGFEFFSLVSSYPFDSPRPTHLKATGRIKFLGKIKQHSTTKDGDVESGKSEDADAISSLDGEISISSLKLNQLILAPQLAGFLSVSRDHVKLDAVGRPDESLTLDFIGPLQPNSGENVQSGKLLSFSLQKGQLRANACFQPQQSATLEIRNFPLDELELASLRGVIQKAEIQLNLQKRRGHGLLSVIRPKFSGVLGEALDVAIRWSGDVITVEKTILEQSNSRYELQGEYVLPGSRDRDLGQKEAGSFLMRAMTGHLGSVISSMGRWRMRLEVPKAEVAEMLPLARLLSRSTDPAVHSRSKDLFIQSVQNLCLQAENLRDLLEEIRGYYTPPSEVVLEDLSLPGLAELKGHWHGSLDASGGGNGDTLAEFDFHGDDWEWGTYKTQRVLATGSYSNDDGLRLKEMLIQKGNATLHADGTLLGPKTNLHFAVLNFPVSLIPTLVEVVESSATDLVHSLRKLLSPIRGILHMEGDLRGSLEKPECDVQVRLLDGAVGGIDLGRAEVFASLTSNSRFLFNSNFEPFVQNGHVHIQGSVPVSFSQKSISEGEDRETDRGGAVKIPSWAKEKEDDEKRTSRDRSEEGWDSQLAESLKGLYWNILDAGEVRLEADIKDGGMTLLTAISPYANWLQGNADIRLQVGGTVEHPVLDGSASFNRASIASPVLRKPLTNFGGTLHVKSNRLCITSLESRVSRRGKLVVKGNLPLRLNEASTGDGIELKCEVLEVRAKNFLSGQVDTQLQITGSMLQPTISGNIKLSQGEAYLPHDKGGGAAPLNRLAANQYRIPGASINQAVSSRYFARFFGTERASSGMKLSQSAGKSNSVEKEIEEVKMKPNMDIRLSDMKLVLGPELRIVYPLILNFAVSGELELDGMAHPKYIKPKGVLTFENGDVNLVATQVRLKREHLNVAKFEPEHGLDPQLDLALVGSEWQFRIQSRASNWQDKLVVTSTRSVEQDALSPSEAAKVFESQLAESILEGDGQLAFKKLATATLETIMPRIEGKGEFGQARWRLVYAPQIPSLLSVDPTVDPLKSLASNISFGTEVEVQLGKRLQASVVRQMKDSEMAMQWTLIYQLTSRLRVLLQSAPSKRLLFEYSATSQD; this comes from the exons ATGAGCTTGAGATTGCAAAGCCCTTTTCTTTCTACTCCTCTGCTTCATGGTTCCTTTAACCGCAGAGACAAGAGAATCAATGTTGCTAGAAGGGCGTTTCGTAGCAGGCGTATATCTTCGGAGAAGAAGCAGAATGATTGGTTAGCCCAAGTTGCCAAATTTTCTCAGTTTTGTGGGAAAAATGTACAATTGCTTAGGAAGTCTCTTGATTCTAGAAGTAGAATGGAGGTAAAATGTCTGAAAGAGCCTTTTGCACGAAGTAAGGGTTTGGTTAGGTCTTTGGCTCCTGTTTGGGAAGagggtttgtttttcttgaggtgttctgttttctttgctgtGATCTCTGGGGTTTGCTTCTTGGTGTGGTATGGACAGAACAAGGCTCGTGCTTTTGTGGAGACTAAGCTTTTGCCATCAGTTTGCTCTGTGCTTAGTGAGACTATTCAGCGTGAGGTTGATTTTGGAAAGGTTAGAAGAGTTTCACCATTGTCCATAACACTTGAAGCGAGCTCCATTGGTCCTCATTGTGAAGAATTTTCCTGTGGTGAGGTTCCGACTATGAAAATTTGTGTCCGTCCTTTTGCTAGTCTTAGGAGGGGGAAGATAGTGGTTGATGCGATTCTAAGTAATCCAACTGTTTTGGTTGCAcaaaagaaagattttacaTGGTTAGGGATACCTCTATCTGATGCTACTTTGCCAAGCCATTTGTCCTCTGAAGAAGGGATTGATTTTCGCACCAGAACTCGAAGAATTTCAAGGGAGGAAGCCGGGATCCGTTGGGATGAAGAAAGGGATAATAATGCAAGAAAAGCTGCAGAGATGGGCTATATTGTCCCTTGTAAAGATATCTCTCAAGCTAAAGATAATGCGGTGAGGCACGATAGGAATTTTACTGAAATAGCAAATCCCAACTCCTTTCTTTGCATGGATGGAAAGATGCATTCAGCAGACCAACATTGCATGGACCCAGGTGTTGATTATGACGTGAAACATGCTGAATTGGAGAAATCATTTGGCATAAAGATTCCTGGTTCAGGGCTCAAGTTCTTGTCCAAAGTGTTAAAGGTCCCAAGGAAGTACAAATTCAAGTGGAATTCAAAATCACATAATAATTCAAAGTCTAATATTAGTGCCAAGAAGAGAATTCTTGAGCGTAGTGCTTCAGTAGCTCTATGTTATTTCCATAGTCTATCACAACAGCCTTCAGTGATATCCACAAATTATGATGGGTTGAGTTTGGATATGCTATTAGTTAAAGGTGATAGAGAAATTAGTAATCAATATGATCGTGGTGTGCCGTATGGTGAGCAATCATTAGCTAATGATTTGGATGGGAAAGATTACCGAGGGAGGAGAAAAAGGCTCCTTGGTGTAAAAAAGGCTTCCACGTTAGACAAGTTCACTGTATCATGTGATCCATTACTTATGACTGTCGAAAGACTCTGTGCACTCGTACAAACTAAAGGAAGCCCATCTGGTGAAGATGTGAATTCTACTGAATCTGAGACTTCAAGCAGTCAGAGAGGGGATATATCTATGAATGTTGTGGATCAGAATGCGGACAATGTTCCACATGGTAATCGAAGTGAAAATCAACGTCGTGACGTTACTTTCAAAAAGCATGAGCATCAACATGTAGCAAATCATCAGCGTTGTACTTGGCCATGGAGCGAAAAGTTGAAGGAAATGGTGTTTAATAGTCTAATTGGTTCCTCTAAGAAGTTAACAGGAGGGGCAGAGCCAAATGCTACTGACAATGCTCCTCGCTTGAGTGATGGACTGGAGAATCTGCCTGCTGGTTATGCTGAGAAGACACTACCAGTTATGCTTGATTCTGTACAGTTTAAAGCTGGGACACTTATTCTATTAGCGTATGGTGACACAGAGCCCAG AGAAATGAGGAACGTCCATGGACATGTTAAGTTTCAGAATCACTATGGTCGTGTGTATGTGCAACTTGGTGGAAACTGTAGTATGTGGAGATCAGATGTAACATCTGAAGATGGTGGGCTTTTGTCCgttgatgtttttgttgataCTGTTGAGCAGAACTGGCATGCAAATTTAAATGTCACCAACTTCTTTGTCCCG ATTTTTGAAAGAATTCTAGAAATCCCTATTGAGTGGTCTAAGGGAAGAGCTACTGGTGAG GTTCATCTGTGTATGTCTAGAGGGGAAATATTTCCAAACCTACATGGGCAACTTGATGTCACAGGACTAGGCTTTCATATAAATGATGCACCTTCATCGTTTTCT GATGTCTCAGCTAGCCTGTCTTTCCGGGGCCAGCGCATTTTCCTTCATAATGCTAATGGTTGGTTTGGAAAGGTTCCTTTGGAGGCTTCTGGAGATTTCGGTATACATCCTGATGAGGGGGAGTTTCATCTCATGTGTCAG GTTCCTTATGTGGAAGTTAATGCTTTGATGAAAACGTTCAAGATGAAGCCCCTGGTTTTCCcg CTAGCTGGTTCTGTTACAGCTGTATTCAACTGTCAAGGCCCGCTTGATGCTCCCGTTTTTGTGGGAAGCTGCATGGTCTCTAGGAAGATAGCTTATCTGTCTCCAGATCTCCCTACATCTTTGGCATATGAGGCAATGCTTAAAAACAAGGAAGCTGGTGCTGTTGCAGCATTTGACCGTGTTCCATTTTCCTATCTTTCTGCTAATTTCACATTTAACACTGACAACTGT GTTGCTGATTTATATGGTATTAGAGCTACCCTTGTTGATGGTGGGGAGATTCGTGGAGCAGGGAATGCTTGGGTCTGTCCAGAG GGGGAGGTAGATGATACCGCACTGGATGTGAACTTTTCAGGAAACATATCTTTTGATAAGGTTTTGCATCGTTATATGCCTGAATATCTAAATCTTGAGCTGCTGAAATTGGGTGATTTAACTGGGGAAACAAAACTTTCTGGTGCCCTCTTGAAACC GAGGTTTGACATTAAATGGGCAGCACCTAAAGCTGATGGCTCCTTAACTGATGCTCGGGGAGATATTGTGATATCACATGATAATATTATTGTCAATTCATCATCCATTGCTTTTGATTTATACACAAAATTAGATACCTCATACCAAGACCAGTGTTTGTCTCACCAAGACTTTGCCCAAGGGGAGGCCATGCCATTTGTTGTTGAGGGGCTTGACTTGGATTTACGTATGcgtggttttgagtttttcagCTTGGTCTCTTCCTATCCATTTGATTCGCCAAGACCTACACATTTAAAAGCAACAGGAAGGATCAAATTTCTAGGGAAGATAAAACAACACAGCACTACAAAAGATGGAGATGTTGAGTCAGGCAAATCTGAAGATGCAGATGCAATTTCTAGCCTCGATGGTGAGATTTCCATATCAAGTCTCAAGCTGAATCAGTTGATTTTGGCCCCTCAACTAGCAGGATTTTTGAGCGTTTCACGTGATCATGTTAAG CTTGATGCCGTGGGCCGGCCTGATGAAAGTCTTACACTAGACTTTATAGGTCCACTACAGCCTAATTCTGGCGAAAATGTACAAAGTGGAAAGTTACTCTCCTTTTCTCTTCAAAAAGGACAACTAAGAGCTAACGCTTGTTTTCAACCACAACAGTCTGCTACTTTGGAG ATACGCAATTTTCCACTGGATGAGTTGGAGTTGGCCTCACTGAGAGGGGTGATTCAAAAG GCAGAGATTCAACTAAATCTTCAGAAGCGAAGGGGACATGGCCTGTTGTCTGTAATTCGGCCAAAATTTAGTGGAGTTCTGGGTGAAGCTTTAGATGTTGCAATAAGATGGAGCGGTGATGTG ATCACTGTTGAGAAAACTATTCTGGAACAAAGCAATAGCCGGTATGAGCTTCAAGGTGAATATGTATTGCCGGGTTCCCGTGACCGAGACCTTGGTCAGAAGGAAGCTGGCAGTTTCTTAATGAGAGCCATGACGGGTCATCTTGGAAGTGTTATATCTTCCATGGGAAGATGGAGAATGAGACTTGAAGTGCCTAAGGCAGAGGTTGCTGAGATGCTTCCTCTCGCAAGGCTTCTTTCAAGAAGTACAGATCCAGCTGTTCACTCGAGATCAAAG GATCTTTTTATTCAAAGTGTGCAAAATCTCTGTCTACAAGCTGAAAATCTTCGAGACTTGCTAGAG GAGATACGTGGGTATTACACTCCACCAAGTGAAGTCGTTCTTGAAGATCTAAGTCTTCCAGGTTTAGCTGAACTCAAAGGTCATTGGCATGGTTCGCTGGATGCTAGTGGTGGAGGCAACGGAGACACCTTG GCCGAATTCGACTTCCATGGAGATGACTGGGAGTGGGGGACTTACAAAACACAGCGTGTTCTGGCTACTGGCTCGTATAGCAATGATGATGGTTTACGTCTTAAGGAGATGCTTATTCAAAAAGGAAACGCTACACTGCATGCAGATGGGACCTTATTGGGGCCAAAAACAAATCTTCATTTTGCTGTTCTGAATTTCCCTGTCAGTTTGATACCTACCTTGGTTGAGGTTGTTGAGTCATCAGCTACTGATCTTGTTCACTCTTTGAGAAAACTCTTGTCACCAATCAGAGGAATTTTGCACATGGAAGGAGATCTTAGGGGGAGTCTTGAAAAACCAGAATGTGATGTACAAGTTAGATTATTGGATGGCGCGGTTGGTGGTATAGACCTTGGACGAGCTGAAGTTTTTGCTTCTCTTACATCTAACAGTCGTTTTCTTTTCAACTCCAATTTTGAACCATTTGTCCAAAATGGTCATGTGCATATACAAGGGAGTGTTCCTGTTAGCTTCTCGCAGAAAAGTATCTCTGAGGGGGAAGACAGAGAAACTGATAGAGGTGGTGCAGTCAAAATCCCCAGCTgggcaaaagaaaaggaagatgatgagaagagAACCTCAAGGGATAGGAGCGAAGAAGGATGGGACAGCCAATTAGCTGAGAGTCTCAAGGGCTTATACTGGAATATTTTAGATGCAGGAGAAGTTAGATTGGAGGCAGACATCAAGGATGGGGGAATGACTTTGTTGACAGCCATATCTCCTTATGCTAATTGGCTCCAAGGAAATGCGGATATCAGGCTTCAG GTCGGAGGTACAGTAGAGCATCCAGTGCTTGATGGGTCTGCTTCATTCAACAGGGCGTCTATCGCTTCACCTGTACTCCGTAAACCTCTCACAAACTTTGGTGGAACCTTGCATGTTAAGTCAAACAGGTTGTGCATCACCTCACTAGAAAGCAGGGTAAGTAGAAGGGGAAAGCTGGTTGTTAAAGGAAATCTTCCCCTTCGATTAAATGAAGCATCTACTGGTGATGGAATAGAGCTCAAATGTGAAGTTCTAGAAGTACGAGCAAAGAATTTTTTAAG TGGTCAGGTTGACACTCAGCTGCAAATTACTGGATCGATGCTGCAGCCAACTATATCAGGGAATATTAAACTAAGCCAAGGAGAAGCTTATCTGCCTCATGATAAGGGTGGCGGAGCTGCCCCTTTAAATAGATTGGCAGCCAATCAATATAGGATTCCGGGTGCTTCTATTAATCAAGCTGTTTCTTCACGATATTTTGCTCGGTTTTTTGGTACAGAGCGGGCGTCTTCAGGGATGAAATTATCCCAGTCTGCTG GTAAATCAAATTCTGTTGAAaaggagattgaagaagtgAAAATGAAACCAAATATGGACATCCGTCTGAGTGATATGAAACTTGTTTTAGGACCAGAGCTGAGGATAGTATATCctttaattcttaattttgCTGTTAGTGGTGAGCTTGAACTTGATGGCATGGCTcatccaaaatatatcaaaccaaAGGGTGTCCTAACATTCGAGAATGGAGATGTCAATCTTGTGGCTACTCAG GTTCGTTTGAAGAGGGAGCATCTCAACGTTGCAAAATTTGAGCCTGAACATGGACTAGATCCTCAGCTAGATTTAGCCTTAGTTGGTTCAGAATGGCAATTTAGGATCCAAAGTCGTGCCAGCAATTGGCAGGACAAACTTGTGGTGACTTCAACTCGTTCTGTCGAACAGGATGCTCTCTCACCTTCCGAG GCTGCAAAGGTGTTTGAGAGCCAATTAGCAGAATCTATATTAGAAGGAGATGGACAacttgcttttaaaaaacttgcaACCGCAACACTTGAAACCATAATGCCAAGGATAGAAGGAAAAGGAGAGTTTGGTCAGGCGAGATGGAGGTTGGTGTATGCCCCACAGATCCCAAGTTTACTCTCTGTTGATCCAACTGTGGATCCTCTCAAGTCTCTGGCAAGCAACATATCATTTGGAACAGAAGTTGAAGTGCAGCTTGGAAAACGTCTTCAG
- the LOC104714035 gene encoding protein MARD1-like yields the protein MLKTRAMFPLKDHQSLDHQPQSQSDLVGLKPITNHPLSLSLLIGLNNNKCISDSSDFVRSPKSPLEFRMLSTMAAADPFFLRSSSLTPPPPHLNCCCRPSSAKVGLSIVDDRSLLPDVVFGPALRIKCSKVRDTHHHRPKLLFPVAKKIEKERSGVVFEIGDDNSSEAEQIGLRNRSFSANDCLRKTRVLSGSKLGVEGESGGSSDNAFSSCLSEDDMEDYTCIIAHGPNPKTTHIYGDRVLECHKNESKGDDDDSDEKHIETQSDSMLASVNFLSVCNFCNKKLEGGEDIYMYREKPFCSAECRSEEMVIDEDMEDPCIVMHESLKKLF from the exons ATGCTGAAAACAAGAGCAATGTTTCCTCTCAAGGATCATCAGTCTTTAGATCAtcaaccacaatcacaatctgATCTTGTCGGCCTCAAACCGATCACTAACCACCCACTGTCTCTCAGTCTTTTGATCGGTCTGAACAACAACAAGTGCATCTCAGATTCTTCTGATTTCGTCAGGAGTCCCAAATCTCCTCTTGAATTCAGGATGTTGTCTACAATGGCTGCTGCTGATCCTTTTTTCCTCAGATCATCATCActcactcctcctcctcctcatcttaACTGTTGTTGTCGCCCTTCTTCTGCTAAAGTTGGCTTAAGCATTGTTGATGATCGTAGTTTGTTGCCTGATGTTGTGTTTGGTCCTGCGTTGAGGATCAAATGTTCCAAGGTTAGGGACACCCACCACCACCGTCCCAAGTTGTTGTTCCCTGTAGCCAAGAAGATTGAAAAGGAAAGATCTGGTGTTGTTTTCGAAATCGGTGATGATAACTCATCTGAGGCTGAACAGATTGGGTTGAGAAACCGTTCCTTTTCTGCTAATGATTGTCTGAGGAAAACCAGAGTTCTGTCTGGATCCAAGTTGGGCGTTGAAGGGGAGAGTGGTGGTTCTTCTGACAATGCATTCTCCTCTTGTCTGTCTGAGGATGACATGGAGGATTACACTTGCATCATTGCACATGGTCCTAACCCGAAAACCACTCATATTTATGGTGACCGAGTTTTAGAGTGTCACAAGAATGAGTCCAagggagatgatgatgattctgatgAGAAGCATATCGAAACACAGTCCGATTCCATGCTTGCATCTGTTAACTTCCTCAGCGTTTGTAACTTCTGCAACAAGAAACTCGAAGGTGGCGAAGACATTTACATGTACCG AGAGAAACCATTTTGCAGTGCAGAGTGTCGTTCAGAGGAGATGGTGATAGATGAGGACATGGAAGATCCGTGCATTGTTATGCACGAATCTCTAAAGAAGCTCTTCTGA
- the LOC104714033 gene encoding general transcription factor IIF subunit 1: MVGGGNRRDEGSITIQSTNLFAALDTRKKKKKSDKTGKGKGSSKSREPEKEPEPQVFWAPTPLKVKSWADIDDDDEDDDYYATTAPPQSGWSTSEPSHTDSEDVHVEESESEEDILDEGDDDVEEEHEQETEVQVHPEPEPEVKKAPEVPAPPKEAERQLSKKERKKKELAELEALLADFGVTPKENNGQEESQDAKEGKKEDANGEGEKKENAAGGESKSAKKKKKKDKQKEAKESQEQQANDNADAVDEATGSEPTEEESPIDVKERIKKLASMKKKKSGKEVDAAAKAVAEEAAARRKKLAAAKKKEKNHYNQQPVR, encoded by the exons ATGGTTGGAGGTGGAAACAGGAGAGATGAAGGATCGATCACGATCCAGAGTACCAATTTGTTTGCAGCTTTGGACActcgtaagaagaagaagaagtctgaCAAGACAGGTAAGGGCAAAGGGTCATCTAAGTCACGAGAGCCAGAGAAGGAGCCTGAGCCACAGGTCTTTTGGGCACCTACCCCTTTGAAAGTTAAGTCTTGGGCTGATattgatgatgacgatgaagatgatgactaCTACGCCACCACTGCTCCTCCTCAGTCTGGCTGGAGCACTTCTGAGCCTTCCCATACTGATTCAGAAGACGTTCATGTCGAG gaaagtgaaagtgaggaagatATTCTtgatgaaggtgatgatgatgtggaggaGGAGCATGAACAAGAAACCGAGGTACAGGTTCATCCAGAGCCTGAGCCTGAGGTGAAGAAGGCTCCTGAAGTTCCTGCACCTCCTAAAGAGGCAGAGAGGCAACTTTccaagaaagagaggaaaaagaaggAACTTGCTGAGCTTGAGGCTTTGTTAGCTGATTTTGGAGTTACCCCCAAGGAGAATAATGGCCAAGAGGAATCTCAAG ATGctaaagaaggaaagaaagaagatgccAATGGAGAGGgcgagaagaaggagaatgcAGCAGGTGGGGAGTCAAAGTCagccaaaaagaagaaaaagaaggataaGCAGAAGGAGGCAAAAGAATCTCAAGAGCAACAAGCAAACGACAACGCTGATGCTGTAGATGAAGCTACTGGGTCTGAACCGACGGAGGAAGAATCTCCAATTGATGTCAAAGAAAGGATAAAAAAGCTTGCATccatgaagaaaaagaagtcagGCAAAGAGGTGGATGCTGCAGCAAAAGCTGTTGCGGAAGAGGCAGCTGCGAGGCGTAAGAAGCTGGCCGCtgcaaagaagaaggagaagaatcaCTATAACCAACAGCCTGTGCGGTAA